Below is a window of Undibacterium sp. YM2 DNA.
TACTTCCGCCCGGCCAGCTTTACGATCAAGTTTCAGTGATGTGGATTACCTGCCCTTGCAAGCAACTCAGGGCCGGTGATCCCAAGTGACCCATGTAAGGCTCTCGCGCGCAGAGCACTCCCGGTTTGCGCTGCGCCTGCGGGACATGTACTATCTCTTTTGGATAAAAGAGCAGGCAAACCGGATTCATTTCAAAAATTCATCCTCAGGAGGCAATATGAAACGTGTTGTTGGCATAGGCGGTGTGTTTTTCAAGGCAAAAGACCCGCAAGCATTAAGCGCCTGGTACCGTGATCATCTCGGTTTTGAACTCAGCCCCTGGGGCGGTGCCGTATTCAAGGCCAATGGCGACAGCACGGAAAAAACCGCCTGGTCATTGTTCCCGGCAGATTCCACCTACTTCGCCCCCAGCACCCAGCCCTTCATGATCAACTACCGCGTCGATGACCTGCACGCCCTGCTCGCCGCCTTGCGAGCAGAAGGCTGCGACGTCGATGCCAAGGTCGATGAATCAGAATACGGCAAGTTCGGCTGGGTCATGGACCCTGAGGGTAACCGCGTGGAGTTGTGGGAACCGCCAAAAAGTTAATGCTGCAGGACCCGGTCTCTATCTTGCCAACGGCAAACCCTGCACATAGGCGCATTCATTAGGGTGCGCCGTGCGCACCGGCTAGTCTCGCGGGCAATAATAATGACTTCAAGAATGTGCAGATAGTGCGCCACAATTCATCAAAAAGATAAGCGTAGTGAGTCATGGATAGTCAGTTAAATTATGATGCGATTTTCAGTTCCTTCAAATGGGAATTTCAGCACGCTATCAAAACGCTGAATTTCAATGTTCATCAGGCATTTGGATACATGTATGATGAAAAAGAATCTGTGCTTCGTAGCCCATCACTCTGGATCAGAATTGCGGCTTATACTGCCTTGTTCAAGTGCGCATCTAACTATGGCGTACCGCTCGATCACGTGGACAAACAAGATCCATTCATCATGGATGTGAAGAGTGAGCTTTTGGAAATTTTTGCAAGCTATGATCGTCTCTTGGTGATCGAAGAAATACCGACAGATTTTCGGAATATGCAAACAGATTTGCTGCTTATAAAAGAAAAATATGGAAACTGGGCTAAAGTATAAATGCCTGCAATGAACATACTGTGAATGATGCTTACGCCATTTTCCAGGCGCAATATCACAGCAATGCCAGCAAGAAGATATTTGTAGGGCGCATTGTTATGCCCCCTACATTATGGAACTGAACAAGTTGCAATCCATTTTTTCCACCACCCTCAAACTCGTCATGCCGGACTTGATCCGGCATCCAGTGTCTTTAGACCCGGGCTTCAAACTTGCTGATGATCTAAGCAAAACCATGCGTAGTTTCTCATTTCCGAATACCTGCACCACCTTACAACGAAAGCCGCTGGATGCCAGATCAAGACTCACTGCTGTCCAGAATAATGTCCTTGACAAACAATAACGAGTAAATTCCCTCCCTTTCAAGGGGATGTCGTCGGGGTTTCACAAAGCTTCGCTTTGCGAATTCCCACAAATCTCCCCTTGAAGGGGAAGGAGCTTCAAGCATGATCGCTGACAAAAATTATTCAATTGCA
It encodes the following:
- a CDS encoding VOC family protein: MKRVVGIGGVFFKAKDPQALSAWYRDHLGFELSPWGGAVFKANGDSTEKTAWSLFPADSTYFAPSTQPFMINYRVDDLHALLAALRAEGCDVDAKVDESEYGKFGWVMDPEGNRVELWEPPKS